One segment of Sinorhizobium mexicanum DNA contains the following:
- a CDS encoding transcriptional repressor TraM, whose amino-acid sequence MKEAGSSEVERSGRQPRYDSLEKSELEALAISAILEHRRLLAADQAVYDEWSRATDDPSATSSVLQTLQDEYIARQKRSEAHQEKLSEILDALGYVPDVPFEGDD is encoded by the coding sequence ATGAAAGAGGCAGGTTCCTCTGAGGTCGAGAGAAGCGGGAGGCAACCTCGATATGATTCGCTGGAGAAGTCAGAACTTGAGGCTCTGGCAATTTCCGCGATCCTCGAACACCGCCGGCTTCTCGCAGCCGATCAGGCTGTCTATGACGAGTGGTCGCGTGCAACCGACGACCCGTCAGCTACCAGTTCCGTGCTCCAGACGCTTCAGGACGAATATATCGCTCGCCAGAAAAGGTCCGAAGCCCATCAGGAGAAGCTGTCGGAAATTCTGGACGCACTCGGCTACGTTCCAGACGTGCCGTTTGAAGGCGACGATTAG
- the traG gene encoding Ti-type conjugative transfer system protein TraG, with amino-acid sequence MNRIMLFIAPVALIFLVMIGLTGVEHWLSGFGKTEAARQTLGRAGIALPYVAAAAIGIVFLFASAGAIRIKTAGWGVAAGGIATIIVAIARETTRLSGLADQIPAGKSLVSYVDPATLIGAAAAALSACFALRVALAGNAVFASAEPKRIRGKRALHGEAEWMKMQEAANLFSDAGGIVIGERYRVDRDSTAALAFRADNAETWGAGGKSPLLCFDGSFGSSHGIVFAGSGGFKTTSVTIPTALKWGGSLIVLDPSNEVAPMVSVHRGSTNRDLFVLDPKEPETGFNALDWIGQFGGTKEEDIASVASWIMSDSGGTRGVRDDFFRASALQLLTAMIADVCLSGHTEKENQTLRQVRANLSEPEPQLRQRLQEIYDNSESDFVKENVAAFVNMTPETFSGVYANAIKETHWLSYPNYAALVSGKTFSTGDLAEGNTDVFINIDLRTLETHAGLARVIIGSFLNGIYNRDGSMKGRALFLLDEVARLGYMRILETARDAGRKYGITLVMIYQSIGQLRETYGGRDASSKWFESASWISFAAINDPETADYISRRCGMTTVEIDQVSRSSQMKGSSRTRSKQLAARPLIQPHEVLRMRADEQIVFTAGNAPLRCGRAIWFRRDDMKACVGMNRFHRPRNTLGASRIEPVRSATSKADLGQ; translated from the coding sequence ATGAATAGGATCATGCTTTTCATCGCACCTGTCGCGCTGATTTTCCTGGTCATGATCGGATTGACCGGGGTCGAACATTGGCTATCCGGCTTTGGAAAGACGGAGGCTGCTCGGCAGACGCTCGGCCGGGCCGGCATTGCCCTGCCTTATGTCGCAGCGGCCGCCATCGGCATCGTCTTCCTGTTCGCGAGCGCCGGCGCGATCAGGATCAAGACAGCAGGATGGGGCGTCGCTGCCGGCGGTATAGCGACAATCATTGTCGCCATCGCTCGCGAAACGACCAGGTTGTCGGGGCTTGCGGACCAGATTCCGGCCGGCAAGTCGCTCGTCTCCTATGTCGATCCCGCGACGCTGATCGGCGCGGCGGCGGCGGCGTTGTCTGCCTGCTTCGCCCTCCGTGTCGCGCTCGCCGGCAACGCGGTATTCGCAAGTGCCGAACCGAAACGCATACGCGGCAAGCGGGCGCTTCATGGCGAGGCCGAATGGATGAAGATGCAGGAAGCGGCGAACCTGTTTTCGGACGCCGGCGGCATCGTCATCGGCGAACGATATCGCGTCGATCGAGACAGCACAGCGGCACTGGCATTTCGTGCAGACAACGCTGAGACATGGGGCGCCGGCGGCAAGTCGCCGCTCCTATGCTTCGACGGCTCGTTCGGTTCGTCCCACGGCATCGTGTTCGCGGGTTCCGGCGGCTTCAAGACGACGTCGGTGACGATCCCGACGGCGTTGAAATGGGGCGGCTCGCTCATCGTCCTCGACCCGTCGAACGAGGTTGCCCCGATGGTGTCAGTGCACCGGGGCAGCACAAACCGGGATCTATTCGTCCTTGACCCGAAGGAGCCGGAGACTGGCTTCAACGCGCTTGACTGGATCGGACAATTCGGCGGCACCAAGGAAGAGGATATCGCCTCCGTCGCTTCATGGATCATGAGCGATAGCGGCGGCACGCGCGGAGTTCGCGACGACTTCTTCCGGGCCTCGGCCCTGCAACTCTTGACGGCGATGATCGCCGACGTTTGCCTCTCCGGCCACACGGAGAAGGAGAACCAGACGCTTCGCCAGGTTCGCGCCAATCTCTCCGAGCCGGAGCCGCAGTTGCGTCAACGCCTGCAGGAAATCTACGACAATTCGGAGTCGGATTTCGTAAAGGAGAATGTGGCGGCCTTCGTGAACATGACGCCCGAAACCTTCTCCGGCGTCTACGCCAACGCGATCAAGGAAACCCATTGGCTGTCCTATCCGAACTATGCCGCACTGGTTTCCGGAAAGACGTTTTCGACGGGGGATCTTGCCGAGGGAAACACCGACGTCTTTATCAACATCGATCTCAGGACGTTGGAGACGCATGCGGGCCTCGCACGCGTCATCATCGGCTCCTTTCTCAATGGGATCTACAATCGCGATGGGTCGATGAAGGGCAGGGCGCTCTTCCTTCTCGATGAGGTCGCGAGGCTTGGCTACATGCGGATCCTGGAAACTGCGCGCGATGCCGGCCGCAAATATGGGATCACCCTTGTCATGATCTATCAGTCGATCGGCCAGTTGCGCGAAACCTACGGTGGGCGGGATGCATCGAGCAAGTGGTTCGAGAGCGCGAGCTGGATCAGTTTCGCAGCGATCAACGATCCGGAAACCGCCGATTACATCTCACGCCGCTGCGGCATGACAACAGTCGAGATCGACCAGGTCAGCCGTAGTTCGCAGATGAAAGGATCGTCGCGGACGCGATCGAAGCAGTTGGCCGCACGACCGTTGATCCAGCCGCACGAGGTGCTTCGCATGCGCGCCGATGAGCAGATCGTCTTCACAGCGGGCAACGCACCGCTCAGGTGCGGCCGCGCGATCTGGTTCAGGCGCGACGATATGAAAGCCTGCGTTGGGATGAACAGGTTTCACAGGCCCAGAAACACGCTCGGAGCCTCTCGGATCGAGCCGGTGCGCAGTGCAACGAGCAAGGCCGATCTAGGACAATGA
- the trbH gene encoding conjugal transfer protein TrbH, with the protein MRKALVFIVAAAFLSGCQTAEEGLDTSSNATAVTAPAASAIAGDMASRLAEQIGPAETTTITMDKGTSEYGMALEAALKGWGYTVVTDGKIGKDVKPVELAYSIDGVDGQVLARLSTPSIALGRAYTATAVGATPASPLSVMQRN; encoded by the coding sequence ATGCGCAAAGCTCTCGTCTTCATCGTCGCTGCCGCTTTTCTTTCCGGTTGCCAAACTGCCGAGGAGGGATTGGACACCAGCTCAAACGCCACTGCGGTGACTGCGCCGGCCGCAAGCGCAATCGCCGGCGACATGGCGAGCCGGCTCGCCGAGCAAATTGGCCCGGCAGAAACCACGACCATCACGATGGACAAAGGCACGTCGGAGTATGGGATGGCACTCGAGGCCGCGTTGAAGGGATGGGGCTACACGGTCGTCACCGACGGGAAGATCGGAAAGGACGTGAAACCCGTCGAGCTCGCCTATTCAATCGATGGCGTTGACGGTCAGGTGCTCGCGCGACTCTCCACGCCATCGATCGCCCTTGGCCGGGCGTATACAGCGACGGCAGTCGGCGCTACGCCGGCAAGCCCGCTTTCCGTCATGCAGCGTAATTGA
- a CDS encoding DUF433 domain-containing protein, with amino-acid sequence MTSTSHAYTPAEAAAVSEIAVKSVHNAIDKRIIATHLVGSKGRALTDEDLLRLKLWYGVGSILSAERRKRLFDTIDQNPDADTVRADDYLIVDVARAREQLAARAEALREAERMIRSVKGVVGEEPVFKGTRVPVRTIAAMKAQGAGIAEIVEGYPSLTERMVELAEIWAAAHPARGRPRKLEQGLKVKSVKRLRLRNESAPKPSGSTS; translated from the coding sequence ATGACCAGCACATCACACGCCTACACCCCTGCCGAGGCTGCAGCTGTCAGTGAGATCGCTGTAAAGTCTGTGCACAATGCGATCGACAAACGGATCATCGCAACGCATCTCGTCGGCAGCAAGGGTCGAGCACTCACCGATGAGGATCTGCTTCGGTTGAAGCTCTGGTATGGCGTCGGATCGATCTTGTCTGCCGAACGCCGCAAACGTCTATTCGATACCATCGACCAGAACCCCGATGCCGATACCGTAAGGGCAGACGACTATCTCATTGTCGACGTTGCGCGGGCAAGGGAGCAGTTGGCCGCCCGCGCCGAGGCGCTTCGAGAAGCTGAGAGAATGATCCGAAGCGTGAAGGGCGTCGTGGGCGAAGAACCGGTTTTCAAGGGAACTCGCGTTCCGGTGCGAACGATTGCCGCGATGAAGGCCCAAGGCGCAGGCATCGCGGAAATCGTCGAGGGTTATCCTTCGCTCACCGAGCGCATGGTGGAACTTGCCGAGATCTGGGCTGCGGCCCATCCCGCCAGGGGGCGGCCGCGGAAGCTGGAGCAGGGCCTGAAGGTGAAATCCGTGAAGCGTCTGCGTCTCCGGAACGAAAGCGCCCCAAAACCCTCCGGCTCTACCTCGTGA
- a CDS encoding autoinducer binding domain-containing protein: MDGHVRSLIDMLEAAQDEHMIKSALKTFAHSCGYDRFAYLQAEALELRTFNSYPEPWQGIYLGGDYSRIDPVVREGKHGRDMFFWTADNWPARGSSALRRFRDEAIEHGIRCGVTIPVEGSFGSTMMLTFASSERKVDISGMLDPKKAVQLVMAVHYQLKIIAAKTAINPKRMLSPREMMCLMWATKGRTALETAMLTGINARTVQHYLDKAREKFDAKSVPQLVAIAKDRGLV, translated from the coding sequence GTGGACGGACATGTTCGCTCGCTCATCGATATGCTGGAAGCCGCGCAAGACGAGCACATGATCAAAAGTGCGCTGAAAACTTTTGCGCATTCGTGCGGATATGACCGGTTTGCCTATCTGCAAGCAGAAGCTCTCGAACTCAGGACCTTCAATTCCTATCCCGAACCATGGCAGGGCATCTATCTCGGTGGCGATTATTCACGCATTGACCCCGTTGTAAGGGAGGGAAAGCACGGGCGAGATATGTTTTTCTGGACAGCCGACAACTGGCCTGCCCGAGGATCTTCTGCGCTTCGGCGGTTTCGCGACGAGGCCATTGAGCACGGCATTCGCTGCGGCGTCACCATTCCGGTTGAAGGCAGTTTCGGATCTACGATGATGCTGACCTTCGCGTCCTCGGAAAGAAAGGTGGATATTTCAGGGATGCTGGATCCCAAGAAGGCGGTTCAGTTGGTGATGGCCGTCCATTACCAGCTGAAAATCATTGCGGCGAAAACTGCAATAAACCCCAAGCGAATGCTATCGCCGCGCGAAATGATGTGCCTTATGTGGGCAACGAAGGGGAGGACCGCGCTGGAAACGGCGATGCTCACCGGTATCAATGCCAGAACCGTGCAGCATTATCTCGACAAGGCGCGTGAAAAATTTGACGCCAAGTCTGTGCCGCAGCTCGTTGCCATTGCCAAGGATCGTGGCCTGGTCTGA
- the traC gene encoding conjugal transfer protein TraC, which produces MKKPSSKIRDEIAKLQEQLKAAETREAERIGRIALKAGLGEIEVDEAELQVAFDDLAKRFRGGEVRTTGGKRGAGVGESSAPSTQNAAGAAAGGTAEA; this is translated from the coding sequence ATGAAGAAGCCATCCTCCAAGATCCGCGACGAAATCGCCAAGCTCCAGGAACAGCTCAAGGCCGCGGAGACCCGTGAAGCCGAACGGATCGGCCGGATCGCGCTGAAGGCAGGTCTCGGCGAGATCGAGGTCGATGAGGCCGAGCTGCAGGTGGCCTTCGACGATCTGGCGAAACGGTTTCGCGGAGGCGAGGTTCGTACGACCGGAGGAAAGAGGGGGGCTGGCGTCGGCGAAAGCAGCGCACCGTCCACGCAGAACGCGGCTGGCGCGGCTGCGGGCGGGACTGCTGAGGCTTGA
- a CDS encoding conjugal transfer protein TraB — protein MHREHIRPMLLVLAAIIVGIAGWSGHVLFLPIALAFPIVWSLARTRLAAAAVSAGYFLAASRGLPQGVAAFYSSDLWPGLLLWLCASSGFVLVHAALWTKRARVRPFRYLVAALLMAVPPFGVTGWAHPITAAGVLFPGWGWWGVIAATAGPLGLVTRMWPAVAIVLTGFWIGSAATWDEPKLPEAWRGVDLEFGASLGRDVSIERHRDLIATVKDRASGGALTIVLPESALGFWTPTVERLWVNALQGSDATVIAGATVVDAGGYDNVLIVISTGGAQILYRERMPVPGSMWQPWRPLLGQSGGARAHFFANPVVSISTTRIAALICYEQLIVWPVLQSMLEDPDLVVAVGNGWWTKGTSIVAIQRTSAEAWARLFAKPIVFSFNT, from the coding sequence ATGCACCGTGAGCACATTCGGCCGATGCTGCTGGTTCTCGCCGCAATCATCGTCGGTATCGCGGGATGGAGTGGCCATGTGCTGTTCCTTCCGATCGCGTTGGCGTTCCCGATCGTTTGGTCCCTGGCGCGGACGCGACTGGCGGCCGCAGCGGTTTCCGCCGGGTATTTCCTTGCTGCCTCACGTGGCCTGCCGCAAGGCGTGGCAGCCTTTTATTCGTCCGATCTCTGGCCGGGATTGCTGCTCTGGCTATGTGCGTCCAGCGGCTTCGTTTTGGTGCATGCAGCACTCTGGACGAAGCGCGCCAGGGTCCGTCCGTTTCGCTATCTTGTGGCTGCCTTGCTCATGGCCGTTCCGCCGTTCGGCGTCACCGGGTGGGCGCATCCGATCACGGCCGCGGGCGTGCTGTTTCCAGGGTGGGGATGGTGGGGAGTGATCGCTGCGACAGCCGGCCCCTTGGGCCTCGTAACCCGCATGTGGCCAGCTGTCGCGATCGTCCTGACAGGCTTTTGGATCGGGTCCGCCGCAACCTGGGACGAGCCGAAACTACCGGAAGCGTGGCGGGGCGTCGATCTCGAGTTCGGCGCTTCGCTCGGTCGCGACGTCAGCATTGAGCGCCACCGTGATCTGATTGCCACGGTGAAGGATCGAGCATCCGGCGGCGCTCTCACCATTGTCCTCCCCGAGAGCGCTTTGGGCTTCTGGACGCCGACCGTGGAGCGGCTCTGGGTAAACGCGCTGCAGGGCAGCGACGCTACCGTCATCGCTGGCGCTACGGTCGTCGATGCGGGTGGATACGACAATGTTCTGATCGTGATCTCCACCGGCGGCGCTCAAATCCTCTACCGAGAGCGCATGCCGGTCCCGGGCTCGATGTGGCAGCCATGGCGTCCCCTGCTTGGTCAGAGCGGTGGCGCGCGGGCGCATTTCTTTGCGAACCCGGTCGTATCGATCAGCACGACCCGGATCGCAGCGCTTATCTGCTACGAGCAGCTGATCGTCTGGCCTGTCCTGCAGTCGATGCTCGAGGACCCTGACCTTGTCGTCGCAGTCGGCAACGGCTGGTGGACCAAGGGGACATCCATCGTCGCCATCCAGCGCACCAGTGCGGAAGCCTGGGCGCGGCTTTTTGCAAAGCCAATCGTTTTTTCCTTCAACACCTGA
- the traF gene encoding conjugative transfer signal peptidase TraF: MLSVAASIFGGIVAAAIIGGYRINLTPSEPLGLWRIAPLDRTVSAGDLVFICPPQTLAMQEARARGYLRFGTCPGGVAPLIKMVIAIGGQPVEIGAEVTIDGHVVPYSDLAQGDGKGRLMTPYPGGVVPRGSVFLHSPFRSSFDSRYFGPLPTSGIVGLAQQVLTYAP; encoded by the coding sequence ATGCTCTCCGTGGCGGCGTCCATATTCGGGGGTATTGTTGCTGCGGCCATTATCGGCGGCTACCGCATCAACCTGACACCGAGCGAGCCCCTCGGCCTCTGGCGCATCGCACCGCTCGATCGAACGGTGTCGGCAGGTGATCTCGTCTTCATTTGCCCTCCGCAAACGCTGGCGATGCAAGAGGCCAGAGCGCGTGGCTATCTCCGCTTCGGAACCTGCCCGGGCGGGGTCGCGCCGCTCATCAAGATGGTCATCGCCATCGGTGGCCAGCCTGTCGAGATCGGCGCCGAGGTGACGATCGACGGGCATGTGGTCCCCTACTCCGATCTAGCACAAGGGGACGGAAAAGGTCGGCTGATGACGCCCTATCCTGGTGGTGTCGTGCCGCGGGGAAGCGTCTTTCTTCACTCGCCGTTCAGGAGCTCCTTTGACTCGCGCTACTTCGGTCCCCTGCCAACATCCGGCATCGTTGGCCTGGCGCAACAGGTGCTCACCTATGCACCGTGA
- the traD gene encoding type IV conjugative transfer system coupling protein TraD translates to MARTTTSDARKKDTREKIELGGLIVKAGLRYEKRALLLGALIDLSRRLKSNDTERSRLMAIGAEAFGNSDE, encoded by the coding sequence ATGGCGCGCACGACCACATCCGATGCCCGCAAGAAGGACACGCGGGAAAAAATCGAGCTCGGCGGTTTGATCGTCAAAGCGGGTCTTCGCTACGAGAAGCGAGCGCTTCTGCTGGGCGCCCTCATCGATTTGAGCCGGCGCTTGAAAAGCAACGACACCGAACGCTCGCGATTGATGGCGATCGGCGCGGAGGCCTTTGGCAACAGCGATGAATAG
- the trbI gene encoding IncP-type conjugal transfer protein TrbI, with product MVQSLQLGASAHADDQNSMRRINRLPIIIAIVLVALFAGVVVIGLSWRGLPFARNSDIDSASNTPATNFGDQLKRGITDGIIGEPVEREAFQPTPAVEQKLETPAVARRPLKQEERRPRLESEEEWRARLKREQDEQYIREAQRQRMARLQARATALDSPLKVDISDIEKAATSTTDPVRQNSTAAATSVSDLYAAAMNAGLMGQNVDPNGQTSKEDFFNQDIKDLGYLPNQVVKQISPYELKRGSVVPATLITGLNSDLPGRITAQVSQNVFDSATGYRLLIPQGAKLLGRYDSKVSFGQERVLAVWTDLIFPNGSTLQIGGMAGTDAEGYGGFKDKVDRHLWRTWSSAALVALIGTGIDMSMPESSTLATQDTASDAARRNFAESFGRVAEQTISKNLNVQPTIRIRPGYRFNVLVDQDIIFPSAYRGN from the coding sequence ATGGTCCAGTCTCTCCAGCTTGGTGCGTCGGCTCATGCCGATGATCAGAACAGCATGCGCCGAATCAATCGGCTGCCGATCATCATCGCCATCGTTCTCGTCGCGCTATTCGCTGGCGTGGTCGTGATCGGACTTTCGTGGCGCGGGCTTCCCTTTGCCCGCAACAGCGATATCGACAGTGCTTCGAATACTCCCGCAACCAACTTCGGGGACCAGCTCAAGCGCGGCATTACCGACGGCATCATAGGTGAGCCGGTTGAGCGGGAAGCGTTTCAGCCAACGCCTGCCGTCGAGCAGAAGCTGGAGACGCCGGCTGTTGCTCGCCGACCCCTCAAACAGGAAGAGCGACGCCCCCGGCTTGAATCGGAAGAAGAATGGAGGGCCCGTCTGAAGCGGGAGCAGGATGAACAGTATATCCGAGAGGCCCAGCGCCAGCGGATGGCTCGCCTGCAGGCGCGTGCAACGGCGCTGGACTCCCCATTGAAGGTCGATATTTCCGACATTGAAAAAGCCGCAACGAGTACCACGGACCCGGTCCGCCAAAATTCTACTGCGGCAGCCACCAGTGTCTCGGATCTCTATGCCGCGGCAATGAATGCCGGCCTTATGGGTCAGAATGTCGATCCGAATGGCCAAACCTCGAAGGAAGATTTCTTCAACCAGGACATCAAAGATCTCGGTTATCTGCCGAATCAGGTTGTGAAGCAGATCTCGCCCTACGAGTTGAAACGCGGCTCGGTCGTCCCCGCTACGTTGATCACCGGCCTTAACTCTGATCTTCCGGGACGGATCACAGCGCAGGTGAGCCAGAACGTCTTTGATAGCGCGACGGGCTACCGGCTCCTCATACCGCAGGGTGCGAAGCTGCTCGGCCGCTATGACTCCAAGGTCTCGTTTGGGCAGGAAAGGGTCCTTGCCGTCTGGACGGACCTCATCTTTCCAAACGGCTCAACCCTCCAGATCGGGGGCATGGCTGGCACTGACGCGGAAGGATATGGCGGCTTCAAGGACAAGGTCGATCGGCACCTGTGGCGCACGTGGAGCTCGGCAGCACTTGTTGCGTTGATCGGGACCGGGATCGACATGTCAATGCCCGAAAGTTCGACCCTTGCGACGCAGGATACGGCATCCGATGCGGCGCGAAGAAACTTCGCCGAATCGTTTGGCCGGGTGGCGGAGCAGACAATCTCGAAGAACCTGAATGTTCAGCCGACAATCCGCATTCGGCCAGGTTACAGATTCAACGTGTTAGTGGACCAGGACATCATTTTCCCATCCGCTTACCGTGGAAATTAG
- a CDS encoding TraH family protein, producing the protein MFDVALIQQCADPSLKPTIVEQFVSAAGSSDPLAVTVKSGGRLILVSKANSPDQAIAIVRQYVGQAVVRVGVTQLPAGIGIKDAADLKPDLVDPCENLRKGTAMFAKVLRIVAKWYGNPKSDEVFPQIFDDAIYAWKTGEFEGVRVFQAPDPGGSATTDSASSSDADAADSSPEDAATESADKDRSFGSANMRIDLSRIGGK; encoded by the coding sequence ATGTTCGACGTGGCCCTGATCCAACAATGCGCCGACCCCTCGTTGAAGCCCACGATCGTCGAGCAATTCGTGTCCGCCGCCGGATCGTCGGACCCACTTGCTGTCACCGTCAAATCTGGCGGCCGATTGATCCTGGTTTCGAAAGCGAACTCGCCGGACCAAGCCATCGCGATCGTCCGCCAATATGTCGGCCAAGCGGTAGTCCGTGTTGGTGTCACGCAGCTCCCGGCCGGTATTGGAATCAAGGACGCTGCCGATCTCAAGCCAGATCTGGTCGACCCTTGCGAGAATCTTCGCAAGGGAACGGCGATGTTCGCCAAGGTGCTTCGGATTGTGGCCAAGTGGTATGGCAATCCCAAGAGCGACGAGGTCTTTCCGCAGATTTTCGACGATGCGATCTACGCTTGGAAGACCGGCGAATTCGAAGGCGTGCGTGTGTTTCAGGCTCCTGATCCGGGAGGGAGCGCGACGACAGACAGTGCGTCATCCTCAGACGCGGACGCCGCCGACAGCTCTCCTGAGGATGCGGCCACTGAAAGCGCGGACAAAGACCGCAGCTTTGGATCAGCGAATATGCGGATCGACCTTTCCCGGATCGGTGGAAAATAG
- a CDS encoding helix-turn-helix domain-containing protein → MDLKEVMAVNLRRIRHEKQLTQEELADRSGLSARYVGAIERADVSASVTVLGQISEALGVEPGELLAKSH, encoded by the coding sequence ATGGATCTCAAGGAGGTCATGGCGGTGAATCTGCGTCGAATACGTCATGAGAAGCAACTGACGCAGGAAGAACTGGCGGACCGGTCTGGCCTCAGCGCTCGCTATGTCGGGGCGATCGAGCGCGCCGATGTTTCTGCCAGCGTTACAGTCCTTGGACAAATTTCCGAAGCCCTGGGCGTCGAACCGGGCGAGTTGTTGGCTAAATCACACTGA
- a CDS encoding ATP-binding protein has product MVDKVLPKPLIDRKARPIVETALADTRVVLIAGPRQAGKTTLARQFSGPDRAYITLDDAGALSAAKADPVGFVRGLNRAVIDEVQRAPELILAIKESVDRDDAPGRFLLTGSANLATVPAIADSLAGRMAVVPLLPFAQSEIRSTPGHVLDRLFAGEEPATGEDAIFGDDLLETVLRGGYPEVLRRATPARRVAWLEDYVALILDRDVRDIANIDQLDRLPRLLDVLAEHASQLVNHSSFGAALGLSSVTAQKYVAILERLFLIRTLTPWSNNRLSRLIKTPKLHFLDTGLLASLREDESEALRENRTRYGALLESFVVSELLKLASWSDRRFSFSHYRTKDQDEVDVVIEDRRGRIVGIEVKASATVKTEDFRGLRQLQEAVGGRFVRGLVLHDHDRVTPFGEKLQAAPLSILWTM; this is encoded by the coding sequence ATGGTAGATAAGGTCCTTCCCAAGCCATTAATCGATCGCAAGGCTCGTCCGATAGTCGAGACTGCGCTTGCCGACACTCGTGTCGTCCTGATAGCCGGCCCAAGGCAAGCTGGAAAGACGACTCTCGCGCGGCAATTCTCAGGCCCTGATCGCGCCTATATCACCCTCGACGACGCCGGCGCGCTCAGTGCTGCCAAGGCTGATCCGGTCGGTTTTGTCCGGGGCCTTAACAGGGCGGTGATCGATGAAGTTCAGCGGGCGCCCGAACTGATACTGGCAATCAAGGAAAGCGTCGACCGCGACGACGCCCCGGGCCGATTTCTACTCACAGGTTCGGCCAATCTGGCAACTGTGCCCGCGATTGCGGACTCGCTTGCCGGGCGCATGGCCGTGGTCCCGCTCCTGCCTTTCGCCCAGTCCGAAATCCGTTCGACCCCGGGTCATGTGCTGGATCGTCTATTCGCTGGTGAGGAACCCGCGACCGGCGAGGACGCTATATTTGGTGATGATCTTCTGGAAACCGTGCTGCGCGGTGGCTATCCGGAGGTCTTGCGCAGAGCGACGCCTGCCCGGCGGGTCGCCTGGTTGGAAGACTACGTGGCCCTGATTCTCGACCGGGACGTTCGCGACATCGCCAACATCGATCAACTCGATCGACTGCCGCGGTTGCTGGATGTTCTTGCGGAACATGCCAGCCAACTGGTGAACCACAGCAGTTTCGGTGCCGCATTGGGACTGTCGAGCGTAACCGCGCAAAAATATGTAGCCATTCTCGAGCGGCTTTTTCTGATCAGAACGCTGACGCCATGGTCGAACAACCGGTTAAGCCGGCTGATAAAAACGCCCAAACTGCACTTTCTCGATACGGGACTGCTGGCGAGCTTGCGGGAGGACGAATCCGAAGCGCTGCGTGAAAACAGAACACGGTATGGAGCGTTGCTTGAAAGCTTCGTTGTTTCCGAGCTTTTGAAGCTTGCCTCCTGGTCTGACCGGCGCTTTTCGTTTTCGCATTACAGGACCAAAGATCAGGACGAGGTCGATGTCGTGATCGAGGATCGCCGTGGTCGGATCGTCGGAATAGAGGTCAAGGCATCAGCGACGGTGAAGACTGAGGATTTCAGGGGATTGCGTCAGTTGCAGGAAGCCGTTGGCGGTCGTTTCGTGCGTGGACTGGTCTTGCACGATCATGACCGCGTGACGCCTTTCGGAGAAAAATTGCAGGCAGCGCCGTTGTCCATTCTATGGACCATGTGA
- a CDS encoding thermonuclease family protein, with product MTKSNVVPFRKTGKPGGKNDRHRWQGKPPRSGPRRLRKPLAAICCTMILAAGGWLAFNGPGDLSGLVAAARTPTGHSSSAAFSFCGADRHVNCVVDGDTFWFKGQKIRIADIDTPELSPPRCEAERIKGEAAKARLLALLNAGEFSLSAGLRDEDKYGRKLRTVTRAGRSLGATLIDEGLARRWDGARHGWCG from the coding sequence GTGACGAAATCGAATGTGGTTCCGTTCAGGAAGACGGGGAAGCCCGGGGGAAAGAACGATCGACATCGCTGGCAGGGAAAGCCACCCCGATCGGGACCGCGCCGCCTGCGTAAACCACTGGCCGCGATCTGCTGCACCATGATCCTTGCTGCGGGAGGATGGCTTGCCTTCAATGGCCCCGGCGACCTTTCCGGACTCGTGGCTGCGGCCAGGACACCAACAGGGCATTCATCGTCAGCGGCATTTTCATTCTGCGGCGCCGATCGCCATGTGAACTGCGTCGTCGACGGCGATACCTTCTGGTTCAAGGGCCAGAAAATCCGCATCGCGGATATCGACACGCCCGAACTCAGCCCGCCGCGCTGCGAGGCGGAAAGGATCAAAGGCGAAGCCGCGAAAGCACGCCTGCTGGCGTTGCTCAATGCCGGCGAATTCTCCTTGTCGGCCGGCCTGCGTGACGAGGATAAATATGGTCGCAAGCTCCGCACGGTGACGCGGGCAGGGCGCTCGCTCGGAGCCACTCTCATCGACGAGGGCCTCGCCAGGCGCTGGGACGGTGCGAGGCACGGCTGGTGCGGCTGA